Proteins encoded together in one Mus pahari chromosome 9, PAHARI_EIJ_v1.1, whole genome shotgun sequence window:
- the C9H12orf66 gene encoding KICSTOR complex protein C12orf66 homolog isoform X2: MEIADFYEKMYALSTQKFINTEELVSTLDTILRKYSSRFHHPILSPLESSFQLEVGVLSHLLKAQAQISEWKFLPSLVTLHSAHTKLQSWGQTFEKQRETKKHLFGGQSQKAVQPPHLFLWLMKLKTMLLAKFSFYFHEALSRQTTASEMKALTAKASPDLFGKISSFIRKYDAANVSLIFDNRGSESFQGHGYHHPHSYREAPKGVDQYPAVVSLPSDRPVMHWPNVIMIMTDRASDLNSLEKVVHFYDDKVQSTYFLTRPEPHFTIVVIFESKKSERDSHFISFLNELSLALKNPKVFASLKPGSKG; this comes from the exons ATGGAGATCGCAGACTTCTACGAGAAGATGTACGCCCTCAGCACACAGAAGTTCATCAACACGGAAGAGCTGGTCAGCACCTTGGATACCATCCTCAGGAAGTACAGCTCCAG ATTTCACCACCCCATCCTCAGCCCTCTGGAGAGCAGTTTCCAGCTGGAAGTGGGcgtgctgagtcatctcctcaagGCGCAGGCCCAGATCTCAGAGTGGAAGTTCCTCCCGTCCCTGGTTACCTTGCACAGTGCTCACACGAAGCTTCAGAGCTGGGGCCAGACCTTTGAGAAGCAACGGGAGACCAAGAAGCACCTGTTCGGAGGACAGTCTCAGAAGGCCGTGCAGCCGCCACACCTTTTCCTCTGGCTGATGAAACTCAAGACCATGCTCTTGGCCAAGTTCAGCTTTTACTTCCACGAGGCGCTGAGCCGACAGACGACCGCCTCCGAAATGAAAGCGCTGACGGCCAAGGCCAGCCCGGACCTCTTTGGAAAGATCTCCAGTTTTATCAGGAAATACGACGCTGCCAACGTGTCCTTAATTTTTGACAACCGGGGCTCAGAGAGCTTTCAGGGTCATGGCTACCACCACCCACATTCCTACCGAGAGGCCCCCAAGGGAGTGGACCAGTACCCAGCCGTGGTGTCTCTGCCCAGTGACAGGCCTGTCATGCACTGGCCCAATGTTATCATGATCATGACAGACCGAGCATCGGACCTGAACAGCTTGGAGAAAGTGGTCCACTTCTATGATGACAAAGTCCAGAGCACCTACTTCCTGACCCGCCCGGAACCCCACTTCACCATCGTCGTCATTTTTGAGTCAAAGAAGTCTGAGAGAGACTcccattttatttccttcctcaaCGAGCTCTCGCTTGCCCTTAAGAACCCCAAAGTGTTTGCAAGTCTGAAGCCTGGATCCAAAGGTTAG
- the C9H12orf66 gene encoding KICSTOR complex protein C12orf66 homolog isoform X1 produces the protein MGESIPLAAPVPVEQAVLETFFSHLGIFSYDKAKDNVEKEREANKSAGGSWLSLLAALAHLAAAEKVYHSLTYLGQKLGGQSFFSRKDSIRTIYTSLHNELKKVVAGRGAPGGTAPHVEELLPHLSEQLCFFVQARMEIADFYEKMYALSTQKFINTEELVSTLDTILRKYSSRFHHPILSPLESSFQLEVGVLSHLLKAQAQISEWKFLPSLVTLHSAHTKLQSWGQTFEKQRETKKHLFGGQSQKAVQPPHLFLWLMKLKTMLLAKFSFYFHEALSRQTTASEMKALTAKASPDLFGKISSFIRKYDAANVSLIFDNRGSESFQGHGYHHPHSYREAPKGVDQYPAVVSLPSDRPVMHWPNVIMIMTDRASDLNSLEKVVHFYDDKVQSTYFLTRPEPHFTIVVIFESKKSERDSHFISFLNELSLALKNPKVFASLKPGSKG, from the exons ATGGGGGAGTCTATCCCGCTAGCCGCCCCGGTGCCGGTGGAACAGGCGGTGCTGGAGACGTTCTTCTCTCACCTGGGTATCTTCTCTTACGACAAGGCCAAGGACAATGTGGAGAAGGAACGAGAGGCCAACAAGAGCGCGGGGGGCAGCTGGCTGTCGCTGCTGGCGGCCTTGGCGCACCTGGCCGCGGCCGAGAAGGTCTATCACAGCCTCACCTACCTGGGGCAGAAACTAG GGGGCCAGTCGTTCTTCAGCAGGAAAGACTCCATCCGCACCATCTACACTTCCCTGCATAACGAACTGAAGAAAGTGGTGGCCGGCCGCGGAGCCCCGGGCGGAACGGCTCCTCACGTGGAGGAACTTCTCCCCCACCTGTCAGAGCAGCTCTGTTTCTTTGTTCAGGCTCGGATGGAGATCGCAGACTTCTACGAGAAGATGTACGCCCTCAGCACACAGAAGTTCATCAACACGGAAGAGCTGGTCAGCACCTTGGATACCATCCTCAGGAAGTACAGCTCCAG ATTTCACCACCCCATCCTCAGCCCTCTGGAGAGCAGTTTCCAGCTGGAAGTGGGcgtgctgagtcatctcctcaagGCGCAGGCCCAGATCTCAGAGTGGAAGTTCCTCCCGTCCCTGGTTACCTTGCACAGTGCTCACACGAAGCTTCAGAGCTGGGGCCAGACCTTTGAGAAGCAACGGGAGACCAAGAAGCACCTGTTCGGAGGACAGTCTCAGAAGGCCGTGCAGCCGCCACACCTTTTCCTCTGGCTGATGAAACTCAAGACCATGCTCTTGGCCAAGTTCAGCTTTTACTTCCACGAGGCGCTGAGCCGACAGACGACCGCCTCCGAAATGAAAGCGCTGACGGCCAAGGCCAGCCCGGACCTCTTTGGAAAGATCTCCAGTTTTATCAGGAAATACGACGCTGCCAACGTGTCCTTAATTTTTGACAACCGGGGCTCAGAGAGCTTTCAGGGTCATGGCTACCACCACCCACATTCCTACCGAGAGGCCCCCAAGGGAGTGGACCAGTACCCAGCCGTGGTGTCTCTGCCCAGTGACAGGCCTGTCATGCACTGGCCCAATGTTATCATGATCATGACAGACCGAGCATCGGACCTGAACAGCTTGGAGAAAGTGGTCCACTTCTATGATGACAAAGTCCAGAGCACCTACTTCCTGACCCGCCCGGAACCCCACTTCACCATCGTCGTCATTTTTGAGTCAAAGAAGTCTGAGAGAGACTcccattttatttccttcctcaaCGAGCTCTCGCTTGCCCTTAAGAACCCCAAAGTGTTTGCAAGTCTGAAGCCTGGATCCAAAGGTTAG